One Azoarcus sp. DN11 DNA segment encodes these proteins:
- a CDS encoding RNA polymerase sigma factor FliA, translating into MYDSAGNLDKNHLVEAYAPLVKRIAYHLMAKLPASVQMDDLIQNGMLGLLDAINRYEDGLGAQFETYAVQRIRGAMLDGLRENDWLPRSMRRDMRRIETAIHELEQRHGRQPSETELAELLGMPLAEYQRMLQDARGYQLVHFEDFTDGEGEDYFERHLGEHESNPADILEQADMRNALVRAIEDLPEREKLMMALYYDEELNLREIGEVLGVSESRVCQLHSQAVARLRSRILGTVRVAGGTGARRGRPRKNPPAGG; encoded by the coding sequence ATGTACGACTCGGCAGGTAATCTCGACAAGAACCACCTCGTGGAGGCCTACGCTCCGCTGGTCAAGCGCATCGCCTACCACCTGATGGCGAAGCTGCCGGCCAGCGTGCAGATGGACGACCTGATCCAGAACGGCATGCTGGGCCTGCTCGATGCGATCAACCGTTACGAGGATGGTCTCGGCGCGCAGTTCGAAACCTACGCGGTGCAGCGCATCCGCGGCGCGATGCTCGACGGCCTGCGCGAGAACGACTGGCTGCCGCGCAGCATGCGACGCGACATGCGGCGCATCGAGACGGCGATCCACGAGCTCGAGCAGCGCCACGGACGCCAGCCGAGCGAGACCGAGCTCGCCGAACTGCTGGGGATGCCGCTGGCCGAGTACCAGCGCATGCTGCAGGACGCGCGCGGCTACCAGCTGGTGCATTTCGAGGATTTCACCGACGGCGAGGGCGAGGACTATTTTGAGCGCCATCTCGGCGAGCACGAGTCCAATCCGGCCGACATCCTCGAGCAGGCCGACATGCGCAACGCGCTCGTGCGCGCGATCGAGGACCTGCCCGAGCGCGAGAAGCTGATGATGGCGCTGTACTACGACGAGGAGCTCAACCTGCGCGAGATCGGCGAAGTGCTGGGCGTGTCGGAGTCGCGTGTGTGCCAGCTCCACAGCCAGGCCGTCGCGCGCCTGCGCTCGCGCATCCTGGGCACCGTGCGGGTTGCCGGCGGTACCGGCGCGCGCCGCGGGCGGCCGCGGAAGAATCCGCCGGCGGGCGGCTGA
- a CDS encoding flagellar motor protein, translated as MDKISVVGLTLGIAALIMGQVIEGGHIASLVQPTSFLIVVGGTLGAVMLQSPLKVFREGIRMTKWVFVPPPSNHAALIRQATSWSQIARKEGLLALEAQLPRIGDPFTRKGLQLLVDGVEPQRLREVLEVEIDAWAAQMRLGARIWEAAGGYAPTLGILGAVLGLIHVMENLTDPSKLGAGIAVAFVATIYGVGFANLVFLPMSKKLMAYVADGVSQREMLVDGLVGIANGDNPRIIESRMQGYMA; from the coding sequence ATGGACAAGATCAGCGTCGTCGGGCTTACCTTGGGCATTGCCGCCCTGATCATGGGGCAGGTGATCGAGGGTGGCCACATCGCTTCCCTGGTGCAGCCCACCTCCTTCCTGATCGTGGTCGGCGGCACGCTGGGGGCCGTGATGCTGCAGAGTCCGCTCAAGGTCTTCCGCGAAGGCATCCGCATGACCAAATGGGTCTTCGTGCCGCCGCCGTCGAACCACGCGGCGCTGATCCGCCAGGCGACGAGCTGGAGCCAGATCGCGCGCAAGGAAGGGCTGCTGGCACTGGAGGCGCAGCTTCCGCGCATCGGCGATCCGTTCACGCGCAAGGGGCTGCAGCTGCTGGTCGACGGCGTCGAGCCGCAGCGCCTGCGCGAAGTGCTGGAGGTCGAGATCGACGCCTGGGCCGCGCAGATGCGTCTGGGCGCGCGCATCTGGGAGGCCGCGGGCGGCTACGCGCCGACGCTGGGCATCCTCGGCGCGGTGCTGGGCCTGATCCACGTGATGGAAAACCTCACCGACCCGTCGAAGCTGGGGGCCGGCATCGCGGTCGCCTTCGTCGCGACGATCTATGGCGTGGGTTTCGCCAATCTCGTCTTCCTGCCGATGTCGAAGAAGCTGATGGCCTACGTCGCGGATGGCGTGTCGCAGCGCGAGATGCTTGTCGACGGGCTGGTCGGCATCGCCAATGGCGACAATCCGCGCATCATCGAGAGCCGCATGCAGGGCTACATGGCCTGA
- a CDS encoding LysR family transcriptional regulator, producing MNLRFVEAFLWVARLKSITRAADKLCLTQSAVSSRIASLEEELGVALIDRRERHFRLTNSGNRFLVYAERLLAIQRELKDEIGMAEPQAMTMRIGGIESVLHTWLIPLVEHLRRTQPHIEFELTVEMTPVIIEQLRRGGLDLAFAALPATGEGIRVTELPSLEMVFVGRRSDAGRGGQWTLPEILEHDLLTFQRGSQPHVALVELIRRAGLESGRVHTISSISALVRMVEGGFGFATLPRATLPSLARGADLAVLDTEPRLAPLPVHASYWAYPGAPQMEAAVQEAIAFVRGFPVDGLGFSDDVGRSGNKRGSHRKNR from the coding sequence ATGAACCTGCGTTTCGTCGAAGCCTTCCTGTGGGTGGCGCGCCTGAAGAGCATCACGCGCGCCGCCGACAAGCTGTGCCTCACGCAATCGGCGGTGTCGAGCCGCATCGCCAGCCTGGAGGAGGAGCTGGGCGTGGCGCTGATCGACCGGCGCGAGCGGCACTTCCGCCTGACCAATTCCGGCAACCGTTTCCTCGTCTATGCCGAACGGCTGCTCGCGATCCAGCGCGAGCTGAAGGACGAGATCGGCATGGCCGAACCGCAGGCGATGACGATGCGCATCGGCGGCATCGAGTCGGTGCTGCATACCTGGCTGATCCCGCTGGTCGAACATCTGCGTCGCACGCAGCCGCACATCGAGTTCGAGCTGACGGTGGAGATGACCCCGGTGATCATCGAGCAGTTGCGGCGCGGCGGGCTGGATCTTGCGTTCGCGGCGCTGCCGGCCACGGGCGAGGGCATTCGCGTCACCGAACTGCCGTCGCTGGAGATGGTGTTCGTCGGCCGCCGCAGCGACGCCGGGCGCGGCGGCCAATGGACTTTGCCGGAGATCCTCGAACACGACCTGCTGACCTTCCAGCGCGGCTCGCAACCCCATGTCGCGCTGGTCGAGCTGATCCGCCGCGCAGGCCTCGAGAGCGGTCGCGTCCACACGATTTCGTCGATCTCGGCGCTGGTGCGCATGGTCGAAGGTGGCTTCGGCTTCGCGACGCTGCCGCGCGCGACGCTGCCGAGCCTTGCCCGGGGAGCCGATCTCGCGGTGCTCGACACCGAGCCGCGCCTTGCGCCCCTGCCGGTCCATGCGTCGTACTGGGCCTACCCCGGTGCGCCGCAGATGGAGGCCGCGGTGCAGGAGGCGATCGCCTTCGTGCGCGGCTTTCCGGTCGACGGCCTGGGGTTTTCCGATGACGTCGGAAGGTCTGGAAACAAGCGCGGATCTCATCGAAAAAATCGATGA
- the motD gene encoding flagellar motor protein MotD — protein MRRQRRHRQQDDANREDHDRWLVSYADFITLLFAFFVVMYSLSSVNEGKYRVLSDSLINAFRNVTVNVPGDPVIAPPPAVAPPKPAPLSPAPDEEIERRRREYKRMTTMAEDIRGVLEPLMQGGQVHVSEGARGISVEINARVLFAPGDAVLSTPAVTALRAVAEVLARADFPITVEGHTDNLPIRTGRYPSNWELSAVRASTVVRLFIESGVRGGRLTAAGYADQRPITDNTNEEGRARNRRVTILIESMMGEPAPRAPGAIHDGDPIRAILPEGEASAPPEPPAGR, from the coding sequence ATGCGACGCCAACGCCGACACCGCCAGCAGGACGATGCGAACCGCGAGGATCACGACCGCTGGCTGGTGTCCTACGCCGACTTCATCACGCTGCTGTTCGCCTTCTTCGTCGTGATGTACTCGCTGTCGTCGGTGAATGAGGGCAAGTACCGCGTGCTGTCCGATTCGCTGATCAACGCCTTCCGCAACGTCACCGTGAACGTGCCGGGCGATCCGGTGATCGCGCCGCCGCCGGCCGTCGCGCCGCCCAAGCCGGCGCCGCTGTCGCCCGCGCCCGACGAGGAGATCGAGCGCCGCCGCCGCGAATACAAGCGCATGACGACGATGGCCGAGGACATCCGCGGCGTGCTCGAGCCGCTGATGCAGGGCGGGCAGGTGCATGTGTCGGAAGGGGCGCGCGGGATCTCGGTCGAGATCAACGCCAGGGTGCTGTTCGCACCGGGCGACGCGGTGCTCTCGACGCCCGCGGTGACGGCCCTGCGCGCCGTGGCCGAAGTGCTTGCGCGCGCCGACTTCCCGATCACGGTCGAGGGGCACACCGACAACCTGCCGATCCGCACCGGGCGCTATCCGTCGAACTGGGAGCTCTCGGCGGTGCGGGCGTCCACGGTCGTGCGCCTCTTCATCGAATCGGGCGTGCGCGGCGGGCGCCTCACCGCGGCGGGCTACGCGGACCAGCGTCCGATCACTGACAACACCAACGAGGAAGGGCGGGCGCGCAACCGCCGCGTCACGATCCTGATCGAGTCGATGATGGGCGAGCCGGCGCCGCGCGCGCCGGGCGCCATCCACGACGGGGACCCGATCCGCGCGATCCTGCCGGAGGGGGAGGCGTCCGCGCCGCCGGAGCCCCCGGCCGGGCGCTGA
- the parC gene encoding DNA topoisomerase IV subunit A: MTSDTLDLFNAPPPAPPTPPASGDGHQTHDDGPLALDQYAERAYLAYAMSVVKSRALPQVEDGMKPVQRRILYAMNEMRLSASSKHVKSARVVGDVIGKYHPHGDSSVYDAMVRVAQDFSLRYPLVDGQGNFGSRDGDSAAAMRYTECRLTPIAELLLAEIDRGTVDFVPNYDGAFEEPQLLPARLPFVLLNGASGIAVGMATEIPPHNLREVADAACHLIRHPDAGLDDVLPLLPGPDFPGGGQLISSPDTIRDAYASGRGSLRMRARWHVEELARGQWRVIVDELPHGVSAAGVLAEIETLTNPQPRAGKKDVSQEQKNLKQLVLGVLETVRDESSDKAPVRIVLEPRSSRQSRDEFMAVLLAHTSLESSASINLTMIGRDGRPQQKNLVQILREWIDFRYVTVDRRTRHRLDEVDRRIHILEGRMIAFLHIEEVIRVIRESDEPKPALIAAFGLTDIQAEDILEIRLRQLARLEGFKIEKELTELREERDGLQHLLDSRAAMTRLILKEIEDDAKKYGDARRTVIEAVAAVAPAEISVADEPVTVIVSKNGWVRSRQGHGIDAAGITYKAGDFAFAVIETRTTWPLVVIDTNGRAYTVRVSDLPGGRGDGAPITTLVDFQDGGKVAQVLTAEPESSWFFANSGGYGFICTLADATSRQRAGKAFMTLEKGEKVLVPARVAGERIAAVSEGGRILVFMRSEMKVQTGGRGVIVMALDDKEALVAVAVPPDESVLRVEGTGRGGKAVAIDLKPSQLVPLVHRRARKGMALTPKVAPLALNWN, from the coding sequence ATGACTTCAGACACGCTCGACCTCTTCAACGCCCCGCCCCCGGCGCCGCCGACTCCCCCGGCCTCCGGCGACGGCCACCAGACCCACGACGACGGCCCCCTCGCGCTCGACCAGTACGCCGAGCGCGCCTACCTCGCCTACGCGATGAGCGTCGTCAAGTCGCGCGCGCTGCCGCAGGTCGAGGACGGCATGAAGCCGGTGCAGCGGCGCATCCTGTACGCGATGAACGAGATGCGCCTGTCGGCGAGCTCGAAGCACGTGAAGTCCGCGCGCGTCGTCGGCGACGTCATCGGCAAGTACCATCCGCACGGCGACTCCAGCGTCTATGACGCGATGGTGCGCGTGGCGCAGGACTTTTCGCTGCGCTACCCGCTGGTCGACGGCCAGGGCAACTTCGGCTCGCGCGACGGCGACTCCGCGGCGGCGATGCGTTACACCGAATGCCGCCTGACGCCGATCGCGGAACTGCTGCTCGCGGAGATCGACCGCGGCACCGTCGACTTCGTGCCGAACTACGACGGCGCCTTCGAGGAGCCGCAGCTGCTGCCCGCGCGCCTGCCCTTCGTGCTGCTGAACGGCGCCTCGGGCATCGCGGTCGGCATGGCGACCGAGATCCCGCCGCACAACCTGCGCGAAGTCGCCGACGCCGCCTGCCACCTGATCCGTCACCCCGACGCCGGCCTCGACGACGTCCTGCCGCTGCTCCCCGGGCCCGATTTCCCCGGCGGCGGGCAGCTCATCTCCTCGCCCGACACGATCCGCGACGCTTATGCGAGCGGCCGTGGCAGCCTGCGCATGCGCGCGCGCTGGCACGTCGAGGAGCTCGCCCGCGGCCAGTGGCGGGTGATCGTCGATGAGCTGCCGCACGGCGTGTCCGCGGCCGGCGTGCTCGCCGAGATCGAGACGCTGACCAACCCGCAGCCGCGCGCCGGCAAGAAGGACGTCAGCCAGGAACAGAAGAACCTCAAGCAGCTCGTGCTCGGCGTGCTGGAGACCGTGCGCGACGAATCGAGCGACAAGGCGCCGGTGCGCATCGTGCTGGAGCCGCGCTCGTCGCGCCAGAGCCGCGACGAGTTCATGGCGGTGCTGCTCGCGCACACCAGCCTCGAGAGCTCGGCCTCGATCAACCTGACGATGATCGGCCGCGACGGCCGGCCGCAGCAGAAGAACCTCGTGCAGATCCTGCGCGAGTGGATCGACTTCCGCTACGTCACGGTCGATCGCCGCACCCGCCACCGCCTCGACGAGGTGGATCGCCGCATCCACATCCTCGAAGGCCGCATGATCGCCTTCCTGCACATCGAGGAAGTGATCCGCGTGATCCGCGAGTCCGACGAGCCCAAGCCTGCGCTGATCGCCGCCTTCGGCCTCACCGACATCCAGGCCGAGGACATCCTCGAGATCCGCCTGCGCCAGCTCGCGCGCCTCGAAGGCTTCAAGATCGAGAAGGAGCTCACCGAGCTGCGCGAAGAGCGCGACGGCCTGCAGCATCTCCTCGACAGCCGCGCCGCGATGACGCGCCTGATCCTCAAGGAGATCGAGGACGACGCGAAAAAGTACGGCGACGCGCGCCGCACCGTGATCGAAGCGGTTGCCGCGGTCGCGCCGGCCGAGATCAGCGTCGCCGACGAGCCGGTCACCGTGATCGTGTCGAAAAACGGCTGGGTGCGCTCGCGCCAGGGCCACGGCATCGACGCCGCAGGCATCACCTACAAGGCCGGCGATTTCGCCTTCGCGGTGATCGAGACACGCACCACCTGGCCGCTCGTCGTCATCGACACCAACGGCCGCGCCTACACCGTGCGCGTGTCGGACCTGCCCGGCGGGCGCGGCGACGGCGCGCCGATCACGACGCTGGTCGACTTCCAGGATGGCGGCAAGGTGGCGCAGGTGCTCACGGCCGAGCCCGAGTCGAGCTGGTTCTTCGCCAACTCCGGCGGCTACGGTTTCATCTGCACGCTCGCCGACGCGACCAGCCGCCAGCGCGCGGGCAAGGCCTTCATGACGCTGGAGAAGGGCGAGAAGGTGCTCGTGCCGGCGCGTGTCGCAGGCGAGCGCATCGCCGCGGTGTCGGAAGGCGGCCGCATCCTCGTCTTCATGCGCAGCGAGATGAAGGTGCAGACGGGCGGGCGCGGCGTCATCGTGATGGCGCTCGACGACAAGGAAGCGCTCGTCGCCGTCGCCGTGCCGCCCGACGAGTCGGTACTGCGCGTCGAAGGCACGGGCCGCGGCGGCAAGGCCGTGGCGATCGACCTGAAGCCGTCGCAGCTCGTGCCGCTCGTGCACCGGCGCGCGCGCAAGGGCATGGCGCTCACGCCCAAGGTCGCGCCGCTCGCGCTAAACTGGAACTGA
- the flhA gene encoding flagellar biosynthesis protein FlhA: protein MNDVLNLRALLTPTNLRMLGAPIFIIMVLSMMVLPLPAFALDVFFTFNIAVSVMVMLVAMYTRRPLEFSVFPTVLLVTTLLRLALNVASTRIVLLQGHTGPDAAGKVIEAFGHFLVGGNTAIGLVVFVILVVINFVVVTKGAGRIAEVSARFTLDAMPGKQMAIDADLNAGLVDEAEAKRRRKEVAQEADFYGAMDGASKFVRGDAVAGIVILLINIVGGLMVGIVQHDMPAGLAVETYTLLTIGDGLVAQIPALIISVAAGMVVSRVGDDADVGGLVLTQVFSNPQVLMLTAAIIGVLGLIPGMPNLVFILMAGSLGWLGWRRFGIARREAEAAARVAPPAAAAAPAAESQEASWNDVAPVDVLGLEVGYRLIPMVDKGQDGELLKRIRGLRKKFAQDVGFLSAPVHIRDNLELKPNAYRIALKGVEIGSGEAYPGQFLAINPGRVTGPLAGRETRDPAFDLPAYWIDASQREQAHALGYTVVDASTVVATHLNHLILNHAAELLGRQETQALLDHIGKTTPKLVEDLVPALLSVATVQRVLQNLLEEGVNIRDMRTIIETLAENAPRTQDPLELTSRVRQALGRSILQSLFPGNAEIQVMALDPALERILMQAMTSGGGDGGVIEPSLADGLLRHAAEISQRQEDMGLPPVLLVPPQLRWLLSRFLRRAVPSLKVIANPEVPETRTIRVTAMVGGAAR from the coding sequence ATGAACGATGTCCTCAACCTGCGCGCGCTGCTGACGCCGACGAACCTGCGGATGCTCGGTGCGCCGATCTTCATCATCATGGTGCTGTCCATGATGGTGCTGCCGTTGCCGGCGTTCGCGCTGGACGTGTTCTTCACCTTCAACATCGCCGTGTCGGTGATGGTGATGCTGGTGGCGATGTACACCCGCCGCCCGCTCGAGTTCTCGGTGTTCCCGACGGTGCTGCTGGTGACGACGCTGCTGCGCCTCGCGCTCAACGTCGCCTCGACGCGCATCGTGCTGCTCCAGGGGCACACCGGGCCGGACGCCGCGGGCAAGGTCATCGAGGCTTTCGGCCACTTCCTCGTCGGCGGCAACACGGCGATCGGCCTCGTCGTGTTCGTGATTCTCGTCGTCATCAACTTCGTCGTCGTGACGAAGGGCGCCGGCCGGATCGCCGAAGTGAGCGCGCGCTTCACGCTGGATGCGATGCCCGGCAAGCAGATGGCGATCGACGCGGACCTCAACGCGGGACTGGTCGACGAGGCCGAGGCGAAGCGCCGGCGCAAGGAGGTCGCGCAGGAGGCGGACTTCTACGGTGCGATGGACGGTGCGTCGAAGTTCGTGCGCGGCGACGCGGTCGCCGGCATCGTGATCCTGCTGATCAACATCGTCGGCGGGCTGATGGTCGGCATCGTCCAGCACGACATGCCAGCGGGCCTGGCGGTCGAGACCTACACGCTGCTGACGATCGGCGACGGCCTCGTCGCGCAGATCCCGGCGCTGATCATTTCGGTCGCGGCAGGCATGGTCGTGTCGCGCGTGGGCGACGACGCGGACGTGGGCGGGCTGGTGCTCACCCAGGTGTTCTCGAACCCGCAGGTGCTGATGCTCACCGCGGCGATCATCGGCGTGCTGGGCCTGATTCCGGGCATGCCGAACCTCGTGTTCATCCTGATGGCGGGGTCGCTCGGCTGGCTCGGCTGGCGCCGCTTCGGCATCGCGCGCAGGGAGGCGGAGGCGGCCGCGCGCGTGGCACCGCCCGCGGCCGCCGCGGCGCCGGCCGCGGAGAGCCAGGAAGCGAGCTGGAACGACGTCGCGCCGGTCGATGTGCTCGGCCTGGAAGTCGGCTACCGCCTGATCCCGATGGTGGACAAGGGCCAGGACGGCGAGCTGCTGAAGCGCATCCGCGGCCTGCGCAAGAAGTTCGCGCAGGATGTCGGCTTCCTGTCGGCGCCAGTGCATATCCGCGACAACCTCGAGCTCAAGCCCAATGCCTACCGCATCGCCCTGAAGGGCGTGGAGATCGGCAGCGGCGAGGCTTACCCCGGCCAGTTCCTCGCGATCAATCCGGGACGGGTGACCGGGCCGCTCGCAGGCCGCGAGACGCGCGACCCGGCCTTCGACCTGCCGGCCTACTGGATCGACGCGAGCCAGCGCGAGCAGGCGCATGCGCTGGGCTACACCGTGGTCGATGCGAGCACGGTGGTCGCGACCCACCTCAACCACCTGATCCTGAACCACGCCGCGGAGCTTCTCGGGCGTCAGGAGACGCAGGCGCTGCTCGACCACATCGGCAAGACGACGCCGAAACTCGTCGAGGACCTCGTGCCCGCCCTGCTGTCGGTCGCGACGGTGCAGCGCGTGCTGCAGAACCTGCTCGAAGAGGGCGTCAACATCCGCGACATGCGCACGATCATCGAGACGCTCGCCGAGAACGCGCCGCGCACGCAGGATCCGCTGGAGCTGACCTCGCGCGTGCGCCAGGCGCTCGGCCGCTCGATCCTGCAGAGCCTGTTCCCGGGCAACGCCGAGATCCAGGTCATGGCCCTCGATCCGGCGCTCGAACGCATCCTCATGCAGGCGATGACGTCGGGCGGTGGCGATGGCGGCGTCATCGAGCCGAGCCTCGCCGACGGCCTGCTGCGCCATGCGGCCGAGATATCGCAGCGGCAGGAGGACATGGGCCTGCCGCCGGTGCTGCTGGTGCCGCCGCAGCTGCGCTGGCTGCTGTCGCGTTTCCTGCGTCGCGCGGTGCCTTCGCTCAAGGTCATCGCGAACCCGGAAGTGCCGGAGACGCGCACGATCCGCGTCACCGCGATGGTGGGCGGGGCTGCGCGCTGA
- a CDS encoding flagellar FleN → MVAPREDQAAGLRRLFRRTPPTVVALYGTGRRRAQVALQAAHRIAGRSERVLLLDEVRDEGSLAAALGLPAGGDLLSVLGGRSPVRELVQPVPGLLGCVPVAACALALPLLDDARRECLLAALRTLQRPASFILIHAACEGAADPSPFTLAAPRRLVVAEASRSGATDAYQVIKRLAAAGAGSLHVAVCGARGRADAAAFFASLSELVRRHVGVPLAWLGEVERDELAAGLGRSAAEASPRDAEAAFLRRLAAFGDVRAEAGAARRRGGWD, encoded by the coding sequence ATGGTCGCCCCGCGTGAAGACCAGGCGGCCGGGCTGAGGCGCCTGTTCCGGCGCACGCCCCCGACGGTCGTCGCGCTGTACGGGACCGGGCGGCGCCGCGCACAGGTCGCGCTGCAGGCCGCGCATCGCATCGCCGGCCGCAGCGAGCGCGTGCTGCTGCTCGACGAGGTGCGGGACGAGGGTTCGCTCGCCGCGGCGCTCGGTCTGCCCGCGGGCGGCGATCTGCTGAGCGTGCTCGGCGGTCGCAGTCCGGTGCGGGAGCTCGTCCAGCCGGTGCCGGGCCTGCTCGGTTGCGTGCCGGTGGCGGCCTGCGCGCTCGCGCTGCCGCTGCTTGACGATGCGCGGCGTGAATGCCTGCTCGCGGCGCTGCGCACGTTGCAGCGGCCGGCGAGTTTCATCCTCATTCATGCGGCGTGCGAGGGGGCGGCCGATCCGTCGCCGTTCACGCTGGCCGCGCCGCGCCGTCTGGTCGTGGCCGAAGCGAGCCGCAGCGGTGCGACCGACGCCTACCAGGTGATCAAGCGTCTGGCCGCGGCGGGCGCCGGGTCGCTGCACGTCGCCGTGTGCGGCGCGCGCGGCCGGGCCGACGCCGCGGCCTTCTTCGCCAGCCTGAGCGAACTCGTGCGCCGCCACGTCGGCGTGCCGCTCGCCTGGCTGGGCGAGGTCGAGCGCGACGAGCTGGCGGCAGGACTGGGACGCAGCGCGGCGGAGGCCTCCCCGCGCGACGCCGAGGCCGCCTTCCTGCGGCGCCTCGCGGCCTTCGGCGACGTGCGGGCGGAGGCCGGCGCAGCCCGCAGGAGGGGCGGATGGGACTGA
- the flhF gene encoding flagellar biosynthesis protein FlhF: protein MNVKRYFAPSAREALRALKAELGADAIVLSNRAVEGGVEILALPADDVGALPGAPRTAAPAPQAAPRVAARPVPAEDDDFQVSLSGRASAPQAAPRKPTKVIRPFNPPRMETPDYVMRTREAALSEEYAIDDWGMGDAPARPVAAEPAPQQPAPQVKAAAPVREIEDERIRSLQEANVQLMQEMAGIRSMIERQLAGFAWGETRRRAPARADIVGELLEAGFSGVLARRLADSVEEEASPEDARAAVKNALARDLRAVASDADIIDRGGVYALVGPTGVGKTTTTAKLAARCVVRHGAERLALITTDGYRIGAQEQLRIYGRILGVPVFSVRDAADLRQTLAELRNKHMVLIDTMGMSQRDKMVAEQAAMLTGAGDVRRLLLLNSTCRGDTLADVVRAYKGPDLAGCVLTKVDEAASLAPALDVAVRNELDVFYVANGQRVPEDLHLPNRAYLLHRALREQAAESPWKLQGDEAALMLASGGI, encoded by the coding sequence ATGAACGTCAAGCGCTACTTTGCCCCCTCCGCCCGTGAGGCCCTGCGTGCCCTGAAGGCCGAACTCGGTGCCGATGCGATCGTGCTGTCGAACCGCGCGGTCGAGGGCGGCGTCGAGATCCTCGCCCTGCCGGCGGACGACGTGGGCGCGCTGCCGGGCGCGCCGCGCACGGCCGCACCGGCACCGCAGGCGGCCCCGCGGGTCGCGGCACGCCCCGTGCCGGCCGAGGACGACGATTTCCAGGTGAGCCTGTCGGGACGGGCGTCCGCGCCGCAGGCCGCTCCCCGCAAGCCGACCAAGGTCATCCGCCCGTTCAATCCCCCGCGCATGGAGACGCCCGACTACGTGATGCGGACGCGTGAGGCGGCCTTGAGCGAGGAGTATGCGATCGACGACTGGGGCATGGGCGACGCGCCGGCCCGTCCCGTCGCGGCCGAACCCGCGCCGCAGCAGCCTGCTCCGCAGGTGAAGGCGGCCGCGCCCGTGCGCGAGATCGAGGACGAGCGCATCCGTTCGCTGCAGGAGGCGAACGTCCAGCTGATGCAGGAGATGGCCGGCATCCGCAGCATGATCGAGCGCCAGCTCGCGGGCTTCGCGTGGGGCGAGACGCGCCGCCGTGCGCCCGCGCGCGCGGACATCGTCGGCGAACTGCTCGAGGCCGGATTCTCGGGCGTGCTCGCGCGCCGTTTGGCCGACTCCGTGGAGGAAGAGGCTTCGCCGGAAGACGCGCGTGCCGCGGTGAAGAATGCGCTTGCGCGCGACCTGCGCGCCGTTGCATCCGATGCGGACATCATTGATCGCGGCGGCGTGTATGCGCTGGTCGGGCCGACCGGCGTGGGCAAGACCACGACGACGGCGAAGCTCGCCGCGCGCTGCGTCGTGCGCCACGGCGCCGAACGGCTCGCGCTGATCACGACCGACGGCTACCGCATCGGCGCACAGGAACAGCTGCGCATCTACGGCCGCATCCTCGGCGTGCCGGTGTTCTCGGTGCGCGACGCGGCCGACCTGCGCCAGACGCTCGCGGAGCTGCGCAACAAGCACATGGTGCTGATCGACACGATGGGCATGAGCCAGCGCGACAAGATGGTGGCCGAGCAGGCGGCCATGCTGACCGGCGCGGGCGACGTGCGCCGCCTGCTGCTGCTCAATTCGACCTGCCGCGGCGACACGCTCGCCGACGTCGTGCGCGCCTACAAGGGGCCGGACCTGGCCGGTTGCGTGCTCACCAAGGTCGACGAGGCCGCATCGCTCGCGCCGGCGCTGGATGTCGCCGTGCGCAACGAACTCGACGTGTTCTACGTCGCCAACGGCCAGCGCGTGCCCGAGGACCTGCACCTGCCGAACCGGGCCTACCTGCTGCACCGTGCGCTGCGCGAGCAGGCGGCCGAGTCGCCGTGGAAGCTGCAGGGCGACGAAGCGGCGCTGATGCTGGCGTCCGGCGGAATCTGA